In a genomic window of Mucilaginibacter sp. KACC 22063:
- a CDS encoding sensor histidine kinase: MKQKLQITFIIATLAVCSIVLFQLYWLYYNYSNAERSFHTTAVQALEKSISLYQSQQIELPTSLNYKKPSLTVFMRTTPSVEAFDLDTPKHKRLFNAEFKTVAIDKQHEPYVRELIARFMTQQMHKPLDLKALTVIYSNELKKNGIKMPVKLTSRKTPLEVKPTEVASRIDFYKSPVLVVAKLDSSGWMFRHNVLPASVSLVLILLSAGSLWYMSVIIRRQLKLDRLKNDFISNITHELRTPLTILRSSNEAIARFDVATNPEKLNRYTGINADIIDKLEGEVERIMDISLIDHSLGVKKRQQVDLVELIKNLIGRFQVLDSNAINFNYNGSEIVVNTEPYKIETILNNLLDNASKYAGAKAHISVEIINKSDNWQLIVSDTGKGISADDLPYIFDKYYRVNNGDLHDVKGYGLGLSHVKGLVESLNGKIKVKSKEGQGTTFILTFPV; this comes from the coding sequence GTGAAGCAGAAACTACAAATAACTTTTATAATTGCCACGCTGGCAGTATGCAGCATTGTATTATTTCAACTTTACTGGCTATATTATAACTACAGCAATGCGGAACGTAGCTTCCATACCACGGCTGTACAAGCTCTAGAAAAAAGCATCAGCTTATATCAGTCACAGCAAATTGAATTACCAACATCACTTAATTATAAAAAGCCTTCGCTAACCGTATTTATGCGCACTACACCCAGTGTAGAAGCATTTGACCTGGATACGCCTAAACACAAACGGTTATTTAATGCTGAATTTAAAACTGTTGCTATTGATAAGCAGCATGAACCTTATGTACGCGAGCTAATTGCCCGTTTCATGACACAGCAAATGCATAAACCGCTTGACCTGAAAGCCTTAACAGTTATCTATTCAAATGAGCTAAAAAAAAATGGCATCAAAATGCCGGTTAAATTAACTTCAAGAAAAACACCTTTAGAAGTAAAACCAACCGAAGTGGCATCAAGAATTGATTTTTATAAGTCTCCGGTTTTGGTTGTCGCCAAACTGGACAGTAGTGGATGGATGTTCAGGCATAATGTGTTACCAGCCAGCGTTTCACTGGTATTAATCTTACTTTCTGCCGGTAGCTTGTGGTATATGAGTGTTATTATCCGCAGGCAATTAAAACTCGACCGGCTGAAAAATGATTTTATCAGCAATATTACCCACGAATTAAGAACTCCCCTAACCATACTTCGTTCATCTAATGAAGCCATAGCAAGGTTTGATGTGGCTACTAATCCTGAAAAACTAAACCGTTACACAGGCATAAATGCAGACATTATTGATAAGTTGGAGGGTGAAGTGGAACGCATTATGGACATCAGCTTGATAGACCATAGCCTGGGTGTGAAGAAAAGGCAACAAGTAGATCTGGTTGAACTTATAAAAAATTTGATCGGGCGATTCCAGGTGTTAGATAGTAATGCGATCAATTTTAACTATAATGGTTCCGAAATAGTTGTGAATACTGAACCTTATAAGATCGAAACCATTTTAAATAATCTGCTTGATAATGCATCGAAGTATGCCGGGGCCAAAGCCCATATATCAGTTGAGATAATTAATAAGTCCGATAATTGGCAACTTATTGTAAGTGATACTGGAAAAGGTATAAGCGCTGATGATCTACCCTATATTTTCGACAAATATTATCGGGTCAACAACGGAGATTTACACGATGTTAAAGGTTACGGATTGGGATTAAGCCACGTTAAGGGTTTGGTTGAATCTTTAAATGGGAAGATAAAAGTGAAAAGCAAAGAAGGCCAAGGTACTACGTTTATACTTACTTTTCCTGTATGA
- a CDS encoding 2,4'-dihydroxyacetophenone dioxygenase family protein has translation MPVQQFSFFTDGLMPGQRQTTDYTVDTNLDDECLWVPFGPGVAFQPCQFNLSGGGFIVILRGEPGAQMPPHFHSTSVIGHTLRGNWRYLEHDWTAKPGTFIYEPAGEAHTLVVEPTEPEPAMILFVVRGGFIYIDKITNGNMLAYDDGFTILEIARKHYESVGLDPALLDAMIR, from the coding sequence ATGCCAGTTCAACAATTTAGCTTTTTTACAGACGGCTTGATGCCGGGACAGCGTCAGACTACAGATTATACCGTAGACACCAATTTAGATGATGAGTGCTTGTGGGTGCCATTCGGGCCTGGTGTTGCTTTTCAGCCATGCCAATTTAATCTCAGCGGCGGAGGGTTTATAGTCATTCTTCGTGGTGAGCCGGGTGCTCAAATGCCGCCGCATTTTCATTCTACTTCCGTAATCGGCCATACCCTAAGAGGTAACTGGCGATACCTTGAACATGATTGGACAGCCAAACCCGGAACTTTCATTTATGAACCTGCCGGGGAAGCACATACCCTTGTGGTGGAACCTACTGAACCCGAACCTGCCATGATACTTTTTGTGGTTAGAGGAGGCTTTATTTACATTGACAAGATTACCAATGGCAATATGTTAGCTTATGATGATGGCTTTACCATACTTGAAATTGCACGTAAGCATTATGAATCTGTAGGCTTAGACCCTGCATTGCTGGATGCCATGATCCGATAG
- a CDS encoding DUF6660 family protein: protein MTILAILPCQDREDMIAGVMHVTVQKSHSANDERGQEICPPFCTCSCCSTARTLTAKVTISIFNKSIIREYPHYSIPAIQDQPINIWQPPQIS, encoded by the coding sequence ATGACGATCCTTGCCATCCTGCCTTGTCAGGATAGAGAGGATATGATTGCAGGTGTAATGCATGTGACCGTTCAAAAAAGTCATTCTGCTAATGATGAAAGAGGACAGGAAATTTGCCCGCCTTTTTGTACTTGCTCCTGTTGCTCCACAGCCAGGACTTTGACTGCAAAGGTTACTATCAGTATTTTTAACAAATCAATAATACGGGAATATCCCCATTATAGCATACCTGCTATTCAGGATCAGCCAATCAATATCTGGCAACCTCCTCAAATAAGTTAA
- a CDS encoding CusA/CzcA family heavy metal efflux RND transporter, translating into MFDKIISFSIRNKVTIGIMTLVLILVGIYSAVNLPVDAQPDITNNQVQIITQAPSLGAQEVEQFITAPIELSMANIAGIIEKRSISRSGISVITIVFKDNVDIYWARQQVNAQLKEAESSIPTGFGEPVLAPITTGLGEIYQYVIHAKKGYENKYSATDLRTLQDWLVRRQLAGTVGVAEVSGWGGYVKQYEIALDNDKLNSLGLTIPEIYQALEKNNENTGGSYIEQQSNAYFIRGLGQVQNLDDIRKIVVKNSKGSPILIRDIATVQFGSATRYGAVTRNGEGEVVAGVTLMLKGENFSQVIGNVKARMVQIQKSLPEGVVIEPFIDRTELVGRAIGTVERNLLEGALIVIFVLVLLLGNLRAGLVVASVIPLAMLFAFSMMRLFGVSGNLMSLGAIDFGLIVDGAVIIVESVVHHITTGSYKQKGLEKLTAEQMDGEVRDSASKLMKSAAFGQIIILIVYLPLLSLVGIEGKMFRPMAQTVAFAILGAFILSLTYVPMASALFLSKNTSHKPNISDRIIGFLQRFYQRALVVILKAKVITVTIVFILFGISIWAFSKMGGEFIPTLEEGDLTVEISMMQGTSLTEVVKTFGKAEKILKDQFPEIKQAVTRIGSSEIPTDPMPMEKGDMMLAMKPKAEWKTAKTREEMTEKMEEALSVIPGINVEISQPMQMRFNELMTGIRQDVAIKIYGDDLDVLATQANKIAKLIDPVKDVREPYVEKVSGLPQIQVAYNRDKMAQYGLNISDVNMILKTAFAGSVAGVVFEGEKRFDMVVRLNRDLRENISGVENLLIPLPSGNKVPLSQVADISFKDAPEQVSREDGKRRIYVGFNVKDRDVESTVKEIQTKLNNSLKLPSGYYLTYGGQFQNLQAAKARLSIAVPAALLFIMILLYVTFRSVKESLLIFTAVPLASMGGVAALLLRGMPFSISAGVGFIALFGVAVLNGIVLIGYFNQLKEEGWDNIYERVLEGTKTRLRPVLMTASVASLGFLPMALSSSAGAEVQKPLATVVIGGLITATFLTLFVLPCLYLLFNRKETIRIKVPKTLIALFMVSGLLLLQTSRTQAQINLPLTLDSAIAKALRNNLQIRSARLSVEESRALQESGTDIPKTDLTVTQDPTSGGNMDNAIGITQNIAWPGLYKNQRKLLNQQTVLAERTGDVTRMEITRNVRNAFYAYLLNREMLRILNYQDSIYNGFVKRAEVRLKTGETSNLELFSAKNKYQEVQALKISVQADLKSNELALKQLLNTNEPLVIAESKLPLLLTTSNDTLNTSRNAQVNAELQNIEVANARIAVEKSKGMPDLKFGYNQQLLISGFNPAGIDRSYSPGTRIAGIQLGVALPIFNGANRSRIKAEKISGQIAQANYQNVQSQVRLQYEQEMQQYQKYRQAVEYYTSSGLKQADEQLRITQVSFNLGEIGYIEYIQNISAAVQTKLAYIEAVSRLNQSAIQLQYLRGE; encoded by the coding sequence ATGTTTGATAAGATTATCTCGTTCTCTATCAGGAACAAGGTAACCATCGGGATTATGACACTGGTTTTGATACTGGTGGGTATTTATTCCGCAGTCAACCTGCCGGTTGATGCGCAACCCGATATTACCAATAACCAGGTACAGATCATTACACAAGCGCCGAGCCTCGGTGCACAAGAAGTAGAGCAATTTATAACTGCTCCAATAGAACTTTCCATGGCCAATATCGCCGGGATCATTGAAAAACGTTCTATATCCCGTTCCGGTATATCCGTTATCACCATAGTATTTAAGGATAACGTAGATATTTATTGGGCACGGCAACAGGTGAATGCCCAATTAAAAGAAGCTGAAAGTAGCATCCCAACGGGTTTTGGAGAGCCGGTTCTGGCACCGATAACCACAGGCTTAGGGGAAATTTACCAATATGTCATCCATGCTAAAAAAGGCTATGAAAATAAATATAGCGCTACCGATCTGCGGACTTTACAGGATTGGTTAGTCAGGAGACAGTTGGCGGGAACAGTCGGCGTAGCCGAGGTAAGCGGTTGGGGTGGTTATGTTAAACAGTACGAGATCGCACTTGATAATGACAAACTCAATTCATTAGGCCTGACCATTCCTGAAATATACCAGGCGCTGGAAAAGAATAATGAGAACACGGGTGGCTCATACATTGAGCAACAAAGCAACGCCTATTTTATTCGTGGCTTGGGACAGGTTCAAAATCTGGACGATATACGGAAGATCGTTGTAAAGAATAGCAAAGGTTCGCCCATACTCATTCGTGATATAGCTACCGTACAATTTGGAAGTGCAACCCGCTATGGTGCAGTTACCCGTAATGGCGAGGGCGAAGTAGTAGCAGGCGTTACCCTGATGCTGAAAGGAGAAAATTTTAGCCAAGTGATCGGCAATGTGAAAGCACGTATGGTACAGATACAAAAATCTTTGCCAGAAGGTGTCGTGATCGAGCCATTCATTGACCGCACGGAATTGGTCGGCCGCGCTATCGGCACGGTAGAACGCAACTTATTAGAGGGGGCTTTAATCGTCATATTTGTATTGGTCTTGCTTTTAGGTAACCTCCGTGCAGGTTTAGTGGTTGCATCCGTGATTCCCCTGGCGATGCTGTTTGCCTTTTCTATGATGCGCCTGTTCGGAGTTTCCGGCAACCTAATGAGTTTAGGTGCAATAGATTTCGGTTTGATCGTAGATGGTGCGGTGATCATTGTGGAAAGCGTGGTGCATCATATTACCACCGGCAGCTATAAGCAAAAAGGCCTAGAAAAACTTACGGCCGAACAAATGGATGGAGAAGTTCGGGACAGCGCCAGTAAGCTAATGAAATCGGCGGCATTCGGTCAGATCATTATCTTAATCGTTTACCTGCCTTTATTATCCTTAGTGGGTATCGAAGGAAAAATGTTCCGTCCTATGGCACAAACGGTGGCCTTTGCCATTTTAGGCGCGTTTATTCTGTCTCTTACTTATGTTCCAATGGCAAGCGCGTTGTTTCTAAGTAAAAACACTTCGCATAAGCCGAACATTTCTGATCGTATCATCGGGTTCCTGCAAAGGTTCTATCAAAGGGCTTTGGTTGTCATCCTCAAAGCCAAAGTTATAACTGTAACTATCGTATTTATCCTGTTTGGTATATCTATCTGGGCTTTCAGCAAAATGGGCGGTGAATTTATCCCTACGCTGGAAGAAGGGGATCTGACGGTAGAAATATCTATGATGCAGGGCACTTCCTTGACCGAAGTAGTGAAAACCTTTGGCAAGGCGGAGAAAATCCTCAAAGACCAGTTTCCAGAAATTAAGCAGGCGGTTACCCGTATCGGCAGTTCTGAAATACCGACCGATCCCATGCCGATGGAAAAGGGTGATATGATGCTGGCCATGAAGCCAAAAGCGGAATGGAAAACAGCCAAGACCCGCGAAGAAATGACGGAAAAGATGGAAGAAGCATTATCCGTTATCCCCGGCATTAACGTCGAGATCTCACAGCCTATGCAGATGCGCTTTAATGAATTGATGACCGGTATCCGGCAGGACGTGGCTATAAAAATCTATGGTGACGACCTCGACGTATTGGCTACGCAAGCCAACAAGATAGCCAAACTGATCGATCCGGTTAAAGACGTGCGCGAACCTTATGTCGAAAAGGTAAGCGGTTTACCACAGATACAGGTTGCTTATAACCGTGATAAAATGGCACAGTACGGTTTAAATATCAGCGATGTGAATATGATCCTGAAAACCGCTTTCGCCGGAAGCGTAGCAGGAGTCGTATTCGAGGGAGAAAAGCGCTTCGATATGGTAGTTCGTTTAAACCGCGATCTCCGGGAGAATATCTCTGGTGTAGAAAACCTGCTTATCCCTTTACCGTCTGGTAACAAAGTTCCTTTAAGCCAGGTGGCTGATATTTCCTTTAAAGATGCACCGGAACAGGTTTCCCGAGAAGATGGTAAACGTCGCATTTATGTAGGTTTTAATGTAAAAGACCGCGATGTAGAATCAACGGTCAAAGAAATTCAAACCAAGCTGAATAATAGTTTAAAACTGCCATCAGGCTATTACCTAACCTATGGTGGGCAATTCCAGAATTTGCAGGCCGCCAAAGCTCGCTTATCTATTGCTGTACCGGCAGCTTTGCTATTTATCATGATCCTGCTTTATGTAACCTTTCGCTCGGTTAAAGAAAGCTTGCTCATATTCACGGCAGTACCATTGGCTTCAATGGGTGGCGTTGCTGCTTTGTTGTTACGCGGTATGCCTTTTAGTATTTCTGCCGGTGTAGGTTTCATTGCTCTGTTTGGTGTAGCGGTTCTCAACGGCATTGTATTGATCGGTTATTTCAATCAGCTCAAAGAAGAAGGCTGGGACAATATATATGAACGGGTATTAGAGGGTACAAAAACAAGATTACGCCCTGTATTGATGACAGCTTCGGTAGCCTCTTTAGGCTTTTTGCCGATGGCCTTATCATCCAGTGCCGGTGCGGAAGTTCAGAAGCCATTGGCAACCGTGGTAATTGGCGGCTTAATTACAGCTACGTTTTTGACGCTCTTTGTACTTCCTTGTCTTTATTTACTATTCAACCGTAAGGAAACCATACGCATTAAAGTACCGAAAACCTTGATCGCGCTCTTTATGGTTAGCGGCCTATTGTTATTGCAAACCAGTCGCACACAAGCGCAAATCAATCTACCATTGACACTGGATAGCGCTATTGCCAAAGCCCTGCGTAATAACCTGCAAATACGTTCAGCCAGGCTATCAGTAGAAGAAAGTCGCGCTTTGCAAGAATCAGGCACCGATATTCCTAAAACCGACCTAACCGTAACGCAAGACCCAACCAGCGGGGGCAACATGGATAATGCCATCGGCATTACCCAAAATATCGCCTGGCCTGGATTATACAAAAATCAGCGCAAGTTATTGAATCAGCAAACCGTACTTGCAGAGCGGACAGGTGATGTTACCCGCATGGAGATCACCCGAAATGTGCGCAATGCTTTTTATGCTTACCTGCTTAACCGGGAAATGCTGCGCATATTAAACTATCAGGACAGTATTTACAATGGTTTCGTAAAACGCGCCGAGGTCAGGTTAAAGACCGGCGAAACATCCAACCTGGAGCTATTCAGCGCCAAAAACAAGTATCAGGAAGTACAAGCCTTAAAGATCAGCGTACAGGCAGACCTTAAAAGTAACGAACTGGCCTTAAAACAACTGCTGAACACAAATGAACCGCTTGTTATAGCAGAAAGTAAACTACCACTGCTGTTAACCACATCAAATGACACGCTCAATACAAGTCGAAACGCACAGGTGAATGCGGAACTGCAAAACATTGAAGTAGCCAATGCCCGTATTGCTGTAGAAAAGTCCAAAGGAATGCCTGATCTCAAGTTCGGCTATAACCAGCAATTACTGATTTCAGGTTTTAATCCAGCGGGTATTGACCGCAGTTATTCGCCTGGCACTCGCATCGCAGGTATTCAACTCGGTGTCGCTTTGCCGATTTTCAATGGCGCTAATCGCTCACGGATCAAGGCTGAGAAAATTTCCGGCCAGATCGCGCAGGCTAATTACCAAAATGTACAAAGTCAGGTTCGGCTGCAATACGAACAGGAAATGCAGCAATATCAAAAGTACAGGCAAGCAGTGGAATATTACACGAGCAGCGGGTTAAAGCAGGCCGATGAGCAACTACGCATCACGCAGGTTTCCTTTAACCTGGGCGAGATCGGCTATATCGAATATATCCAAAATATATCAGCTGCAGTGCAAACCAAATTAGCCTATATCGAAGCGGTTAGCCGTTTGAACCAATCGGCGATTCAATTACAATATTTAAGAGGAGAATAA
- a CDS encoding efflux RND transporter periplasmic adaptor subunit: MKYQAYKLYIAALLITGALLASCSGNSGNKEKDTTKTEIKDKESGLELSEEQMKSVGITIGLIEQKNLDAVVKANGQLAVPPQNKADVSILSGGIISNINVLEGQQVKKGQVLATIKNQDLIKLQQDYLAAKNNFTYVQAEYDRQTQLKAASAGTGKSFQSSEATYNAERSRLTAYESQLRQLGVSPGRISSGNIVSQFPVLSPISGTVGTITANTGAFVQPGTSIMEVVDNSKIHCDLTVFEKDLMAVKVGQKVSFQLTNQNNQVINGTINGINKSFENESKGVIVHAVINNKAHENLIPGMYVTALISTGSKLTDAVPVDAVVRSEGKQYIFITFTHAKDGKTIFTKTEVTTGVAELGYIQITPLSALPAGVQIATKGAFYLESKSAGSGE, encoded by the coding sequence ATGAAATATCAAGCATATAAACTATATATCGCCGCCTTGCTGATTACAGGGGCACTGCTGGCATCGTGTTCAGGAAATTCGGGTAACAAAGAAAAAGACACCACTAAAACTGAAATTAAAGATAAAGAAAGTGGTTTGGAACTATCTGAAGAACAAATGAAATCAGTGGGCATTACCATCGGCCTTATCGAACAAAAGAACCTGGATGCGGTGGTAAAAGCAAACGGTCAATTGGCCGTGCCGCCGCAAAACAAGGCCGATGTCAGTATTCTGTCCGGTGGTATCATTAGCAATATCAACGTGTTGGAAGGCCAGCAGGTAAAAAAAGGTCAGGTACTGGCGACTATCAAAAATCAGGATTTGATCAAACTACAGCAGGATTATTTGGCCGCCAAAAACAACTTCACCTATGTGCAGGCGGAATATGACCGCCAAACTCAATTGAAAGCCGCTAGTGCAGGTACCGGCAAATCGTTTCAATCTTCCGAAGCTACCTACAATGCCGAGCGTTCACGGCTTACCGCCTACGAAAGCCAATTAAGGCAATTAGGGGTGTCTCCGGGCAGGATCAGCAGCGGTAATATCGTTTCACAGTTCCCGGTCTTATCACCAATCAGTGGTACAGTGGGTACGATAACTGCAAATACCGGCGCTTTCGTTCAGCCGGGCACCTCCATCATGGAAGTAGTAGATAATTCCAAAATACACTGCGACCTGACCGTTTTTGAAAAAGACCTGATGGCTGTAAAGGTTGGTCAAAAAGTGAGTTTTCAGCTGACGAACCAAAATAACCAGGTTATTAACGGAACCATCAATGGCATCAATAAATCATTTGAAAATGAGAGCAAAGGGGTAATTGTTCATGCGGTCATCAACAATAAAGCGCATGAGAACCTGATCCCCGGCATGTATGTCACCGCGCTAATCAGTACAGGCAGCAAACTGACCGATGCGGTACCTGTAGATGCGGTAGTCCGCTCTGAAGGCAAGCAATATATTTTTATCACCTTCACCCATGCCAAAGACGGCAAGACCATTTTCACAAAAACCGAAGTTACAACCGGCGTAGCTGAGTTGGGATATATTCAGATCACACCATTAAGTGCTTTGCCTGCCGGTGTGCAGATCGCTACTAAAGGAGCATTTTATTTAGAGTCAAAATCAGCGGGTAGCGGCGAGTAA
- a CDS encoding Fur family transcriptional regulator: MKELEKLLQDKQIKPTAMRLVVLDYLLKQTSAVSLTDMEVSLKKTDRVTLYRTVKTFEEHGLVHRVEDGTGVTKFALCQPDCTANGHHDLHIHFYCTNCKETHCLPRTHIPEIMLPNGYKRREISLLVKGLCATCKQ, encoded by the coding sequence ATGAAAGAATTAGAAAAGCTATTACAGGATAAACAGATCAAGCCAACCGCAATGCGGTTGGTTGTGCTGGATTATTTGCTAAAGCAAACCAGTGCGGTAAGCCTGACGGATATGGAAGTTAGCTTGAAAAAAACAGATAGGGTGACTTTATACCGGACTGTTAAAACTTTTGAAGAACATGGGTTAGTACACCGTGTCGAAGATGGCACAGGTGTTACCAAATTCGCGCTTTGTCAGCCGGACTGTACAGCCAATGGCCACCATGATCTGCACATCCATTTTTATTGTACCAATTGCAAGGAAACCCATTGCCTGCCACGAACCCATATACCGGAGATTATGTTGCCTAACGGCTATAAAAGACGAGAGATCAGCCTATTAGTAAAGGGGTTATGTGCAACATGTAAGCAATAA
- a CDS encoding P-type ATPase: protein MKKEQHKEKATGTKEPRVDISRAKEKEEKHHHQHNENEAGHDHEHGGIFGKNTELIFAILSGVFLALGFGLSFIHALPPLTSTILYGIGYFFGGFFTTKEVFEAISKGQFEIDFLMLVAAVGAAFLGQWAEGALLLFLFSFGHSLEHYAMGKATKSIAALADLAPKTAIVRRDGKETEVPIEELVLGDTIIIKPNSKISADCAVVKGESSVNQAPITGESVPVDKSPLADSDKDYDDKTLKAEKQGVRRYDQR, encoded by the coding sequence ATGAAAAAGGAACAACATAAAGAAAAAGCCACAGGAACAAAGGAACCGAGGGTTGACATTTCACGGGCAAAAGAAAAAGAAGAAAAGCATCATCATCAGCACAACGAGAATGAGGCCGGGCATGATCACGAACATGGCGGCATCTTTGGTAAGAATACCGAATTGATATTTGCGATCCTTTCCGGCGTTTTTCTGGCATTAGGATTTGGCCTGTCATTCATCCATGCGTTGCCTCCTTTAACCAGCACGATCCTTTATGGTATCGGTTATTTCTTTGGGGGCTTCTTTACTACCAAGGAGGTTTTTGAAGCTATCAGTAAAGGTCAATTTGAAATAGACTTTTTAATGTTGGTCGCTGCTGTTGGTGCGGCTTTTCTCGGCCAATGGGCGGAGGGTGCCTTGTTGTTGTTCCTGTTCAGTTTCGGCCATTCACTGGAACATTATGCTATGGGCAAAGCGACGAAATCCATCGCTGCATTAGCTGATCTTGCTCCAAAGACTGCCATTGTGCGCCGGGATGGAAAAGAAACCGAGGTGCCGATTGAAGAACTCGTTTTAGGAGATACCATCATCATAAAACCTAATAGCAAAATATCTGCTGATTGTGCTGTTGTTAAAGGCGAAAGTAGCGTGAACCAGGCACCGATCACGGGCGAAAGCGTACCCGTAGATAAATCCCCCTTAGCAGATTCTGATAAAGATTATGACGACAAAACGCTTAAAGCTGAAAAACAAGGTGTTCGCCGGTACGATCAACGGTAG
- a CDS encoding P-type ATPase, translating into MTTKRLKLKNKVFAGTINGSQVLEVKVTRLAADSTLSRLVKLVNDTEAQKSPTQLFTDKLQKYYVPAVLILVVILLFAYLVIDEPFSKSFYRAMAVLVAASPCALAISTPNAVLSAIARAARSGVLIKGGAIRTIRCLNSHCF; encoded by the coding sequence ATGACGACAAAACGCTTAAAGCTGAAAAACAAGGTGTTCGCCGGTACGATCAACGGTAGCCAGGTTCTCGAAGTTAAAGTAACCAGACTGGCTGCTGATTCTACACTTTCGAGATTGGTAAAATTGGTCAACGACACCGAAGCACAAAAATCGCCCACGCAATTGTTTACCGATAAGCTCCAAAAGTATTACGTTCCTGCTGTACTAATCCTGGTGGTGATCTTGTTATTTGCCTATCTGGTTATTGATGAGCCATTCAGCAAAAGTTTTTACAGGGCAATGGCCGTATTAGTAGCTGCCAGTCCCTGTGCTTTAGCAATCTCAACTCCAAACGCCGTTCTAAGCGCCATAGCCCGCGCAGCTCGAAGCGGGGTACTTATTAAAGGTGGGGCCATTAGAACAATTAGGTGCCTTAACAGCCATTGCTTTTGA
- a CDS encoding HAD-IC family P-type ATPase encodes MGPLEQLGALTAIAFDKTGTLTEAKPQLTGVTALGKLSEHEVLEIAIAVEKLSDHPLAAAIVKGGLERLKQKDIPSAKNLQAVTGHGVKATIGSKKIVIGNRSLFKKLSDEINAQVEKLENEGNTTMLIEQDGEVIGMIALMDVPRKEAKQALTELKDLGIKRMIMLTGDNHQVAQAVAKQIGITDAMGGLLPEDKVKAIKDLIKKEKQVAMIGDGVNDAPAMAKSTVGIAMGAAGSDVALETADIALMADRLDNLPFAIGLSRKSRRVIKQNLVISLGMVAVLIPLTILGISGIGPAVIGHEGSTLVVVFNGLRLLVYRKS; translated from the coding sequence GTGGGGCCATTAGAACAATTAGGTGCCTTAACAGCCATTGCTTTTGATAAAACAGGTACGCTTACTGAGGCTAAACCACAATTGACCGGTGTTACAGCTTTAGGCAAACTGTCAGAACATGAAGTTTTAGAGATTGCCATAGCTGTCGAAAAGCTAAGCGATCACCCATTGGCTGCTGCCATTGTTAAAGGTGGATTGGAACGATTAAAGCAAAAAGACATTCCATCTGCTAAAAACCTGCAAGCTGTTACCGGTCATGGGGTTAAAGCAACTATTGGCAGTAAAAAGATTGTCATTGGCAATCGTAGCCTTTTTAAAAAACTCTCTGACGAAATAAATGCACAGGTCGAAAAGCTGGAAAATGAAGGTAATACCACTATGCTAATCGAACAGGATGGCGAGGTCATCGGCATGATCGCCTTGATGGATGTTCCCCGAAAGGAAGCCAAGCAAGCTTTAACGGAATTAAAAGACCTTGGTATTAAGCGGATGATCATGCTTACCGGCGACAATCACCAGGTAGCTCAGGCAGTTGCTAAACAAATAGGAATTACTGATGCTATGGGTGGCCTGCTGCCTGAAGATAAAGTAAAAGCTATTAAAGATCTGATCAAAAAGGAAAAGCAAGTTGCCATGATCGGTGATGGTGTGAATGATGCCCCAGCGATGGCTAAAAGTACTGTGGGTATAGCGATGGGTGCGGCGGGCTCAGATGTGGCTTTGGAAACAGCGGATATTGCTTTAATGGCTGATCGGTTGGATAACCTTCCGTTTGCTATTGGGTTAAGTCGTAAGTCCCGCCGTGTGATAAAACAAAACCTGGTTATTAGTTTGGGCATGGTAGCTGTTTTAATACCACTAACGATTCTGGGTATTTCAGGCATCGGCCCGGCTGTTATCGGACATGAAGGTTCAACACTGGTGGTAGTGTTTAATGGTTTGCGACTTTTGGTTTATAGAAAATCATAA